A window from Listeria seeligeri serovar 1/2b str. SLCC3954 encodes these proteins:
- a CDS encoding TIGR00282 family metallophosphoesterase: MKLLFIGDVVGAIGRDAVTEYLPQLKKKYKPTITVINGENAASGRGITEKIYKDFLELGANAVTLGNHTWDNRDIFEFIDDAKYLVRPANFPEDTTPGTGMVFIKSNQHEIAVINMQGRTFLADLDDPFRKMDELVEEAKKRTNIIFVDFHAETTSEKEAMGWYLDGRVTAVVGTHTHVQTSDNRILPDGTAYLTDTGMTGPYDAILGMEKEAVIRRFKTALPTRFEVPKTGRAVLSGCLITLDETTGKAQKIDRILINEDHPFSFD; encoded by the coding sequence ATGAAATTATTATTTATTGGTGATGTTGTCGGCGCTATCGGTCGCGACGCCGTAACAGAATATTTACCACAATTAAAGAAAAAATATAAACCAACTATAACGGTTATTAACGGCGAAAATGCTGCTAGTGGCCGTGGGATAACAGAAAAAATTTATAAAGATTTTCTTGAACTAGGCGCTAATGCTGTTACACTTGGAAATCATACTTGGGATAATCGTGATATTTTTGAATTCATTGATGATGCCAAATACCTCGTACGACCTGCTAATTTTCCGGAAGATACCACTCCTGGAACTGGAATGGTTTTTATAAAAAGCAACCAACATGAAATTGCTGTGATCAATATGCAAGGACGTACTTTCCTAGCTGACCTAGACGACCCTTTCCGCAAAATGGATGAGTTAGTAGAAGAAGCGAAGAAACGAACAAATATTATTTTTGTTGATTTTCATGCAGAGACAACCAGTGAAAAAGAAGCAATGGGATGGTATTTAGACGGCCGAGTTACAGCTGTTGTCGGAACGCATACCCATGTGCAAACCTCAGATAACCGTATTCTTCCAGATGGCACAGCTTACCTCACAGATACAGGAATGACTGGACCTTACGACGCTATCCTAGGTATGGAGAAAGAAGCTGTTATTCGCCGTTTTAAAACCGCTCTACCAACAAGATTTGAAGTACCGAAAACTGGTCGTGCAGTATTATCTGGTTGTTTAATTACACTAGATGAAACAACAGGGAAAGCGCAAAAAATTGACCGAATTCTCATCAATGAAGACCACCCATTTTCCTTTGATTAA
- a CDS encoding PadR family transcriptional regulator, protein MTPNVLEYTLLQMIAREASSGYELANRLRIMQNTHHSQIYPALSKLEKAGYLVVHKHAQDKKPDKKVYTITQIGLDSLFTWSETPLKIPVTRDEFTTKVQLNWLNSTRTKGLIQEREDYLQEQLVLIEETLAHFSSLFDLKTAQDKLKNMSYQVYARKLDLIKTELNWCTEMYKIL, encoded by the coding sequence ATGACGCCAAATGTATTAGAATATACTTTACTCCAAATGATTGCCCGTGAAGCATCTAGTGGTTATGAACTGGCTAATCGCTTAAGAATTATGCAAAATACACATCATAGTCAAATCTATCCAGCTCTTTCCAAATTAGAAAAAGCCGGCTATTTAGTTGTTCACAAACATGCCCAAGATAAAAAACCTGATAAAAAAGTATACACCATCACTCAAATAGGTTTAGACTCGCTCTTCACCTGGTCAGAAACACCACTTAAAATTCCAGTTACTAGAGACGAATTCACAACAAAAGTACAATTAAATTGGTTGAATAGCACTAGAACAAAAGGATTGATTCAAGAACGGGAAGATTATTTGCAAGAACAATTGGTTTTAATAGAAGAAACATTAGCCCATTTTTCATCTTTATTTGATTTAAAAACCGCACAAGATAAATTAAAAAATATGTCCTATCAGGTGTATGCCAGAAAATTAGATTTAATCAAAACTGAGTTAAATTGGTGTACGGAAATGTACAAAATATTATAA
- the pflA gene encoding pyruvate formate-lyase-activating protein — MTEVLGRVHSVETMGTVDGPGIRFIVFMQGCLLRCQFCHNPDTWKIGTGTERSAQDVFDEAIKYKEFWDASGGGVTVSGGEPLLQVDFLIEFFTLCKKAGVHTTIDSCGGCFTREPEFIEKLDRLMEVTDLILLDIKQINPEKHLKLTTKSNAPIIDFAHYLRDKEQPIWIRHVLIPTKTDDPEDLTKLHEFIQTLPNVKQVDVLPYHTMGVYKWKEMGIRYPLEGIEAPEEEVVALANQILETSSYK; from the coding sequence ATGACAGAGGTTTTAGGAAGAGTTCATTCAGTTGAAACTATGGGAACAGTGGACGGACCTGGTATCCGATTTATTGTTTTTATGCAGGGGTGTTTACTTCGTTGCCAATTTTGTCATAATCCTGATACTTGGAAAATCGGTACCGGCACAGAGAGATCTGCTCAAGATGTATTTGATGAAGCTATCAAGTATAAAGAGTTTTGGGATGCATCAGGTGGCGGAGTTACTGTCAGTGGAGGAGAACCTTTACTTCAAGTAGATTTCCTAATCGAATTTTTCACACTCTGTAAAAAAGCTGGAGTGCATACAACAATTGATTCATGTGGCGGTTGTTTTACGCGTGAACCAGAATTTATCGAGAAGTTAGATCGTTTGATGGAAGTAACAGATTTAATTTTACTTGATATTAAACAAATCAACCCGGAAAAGCATTTAAAATTAACTACTAAATCTAATGCACCGATTATTGATTTTGCTCATTATCTTCGTGATAAAGAACAACCAATTTGGATCAGACATGTGTTAATTCCTACTAAAACAGATGACCCAGAAGATTTAACAAAATTGCATGAGTTTATTCAAACACTTCCAAACGTGAAACAAGTCGATGTTCTTCCATATCACACAATGGGTGTTTACAAATGGAAAGAAATGGGCATTCGTTATCCACTTGAAGGCATTGAAGCTCCAGAAGAAGAAGTGGTAGCCTTAGCTAATCAAATTCTTGAAACAAGTAGTTATAAATAG
- the mutS gene encoding DNA mismatch repair protein MutS → MTEYTPMIKQYLEIKDKYQDAFLFFRLGDFYEMFFEDALNASQILEITLTGREGGTKEKIPMCGVPYHSASGYIDTLIEKGYKVAICEQVEDPKTTKGMVKREVVQLISPGTVMDERGLKAKENNYIAALYCYEGKEYGFAYSDLSTGELKSTVIEASEDRLINELTTLSTKELIVSATEKEVLSNVMKEQLGLTFSVHEEDTIPTENEKLVTRHMSLSEKRAIGKLLHYLKETQKRDLGHLQQAVHYETSNYMKMDYYSKRNLELAASIRGKGRQGTLLWLLDNTQTAMGGRMLKQWIDRPLIDRNKIIERQNDVSELMAHFFERLELVENLKNVYDLERLAGRVAYGNVNARDLIQLRNSLYQIPRIRATLLSMNTPSLTTLANQLDPCEELTEKLEEAIMDSAPISIREGGIIKDGYNSQLDTYRDASRNGKTWIAELERKERELTGIKTMKVGFNRVFGYYIEVTRANTHLLPEGRYERKQTLTNAERYITPELKEKEKLILDAEEKSMELEYQLFTEVRETVKDYIERLQKLAKSVSEIDCLQSFADISEKNHFIRPTLSEDGSLHVKQGRHPVVEKVMGAQSYVANDCDLDANREILLITGPNMSGKSTYMRQVALTAICAQVGCFVPAEEAVLPIFDQIFTRIGAADDLIAGQSTFMVEMLEARNAIVHATKDSLILFDEIGRGTATYDGMALAQAIIEYIHENVHAKTLFSTHYHELTDLEKELHGLQNIHVSAVEENGKVVFLHKIKEGPADKSYGIHVAELAELPTSLIERARRILEQLENDEKKIIISNEKQPEEIHEEVQLSMFPVEPEQKLPSKEAKLIKEIATLNIMQMTPMDAMNKLYELQSKTH, encoded by the coding sequence ATGACAGAATATACACCAATGATTAAGCAATACTTGGAAATTAAAGATAAATATCAAGACGCTTTCTTATTTTTTCGTTTAGGAGATTTTTATGAAATGTTTTTTGAGGATGCGCTAAATGCTTCTCAAATTTTAGAAATTACATTAACTGGGCGCGAAGGTGGTACGAAAGAGAAAATACCAATGTGCGGTGTTCCGTATCATTCCGCGAGTGGTTATATCGATACTTTGATTGAAAAAGGCTATAAAGTCGCAATTTGTGAACAAGTAGAGGATCCAAAAACCACAAAAGGTATGGTGAAACGTGAAGTTGTCCAACTGATATCACCGGGAACTGTGATGGACGAACGTGGCCTCAAAGCAAAAGAAAATAACTACATTGCAGCACTTTATTGTTATGAAGGGAAGGAATATGGTTTTGCTTATTCTGATTTATCTACAGGAGAATTAAAGTCAACTGTAATCGAAGCAAGCGAAGACCGTTTAATTAACGAATTAACAACACTTTCGACAAAGGAATTAATCGTTTCAGCAACAGAAAAAGAAGTACTGTCAAATGTCATGAAAGAACAATTAGGCCTGACTTTCTCCGTTCATGAAGAAGATACAATCCCCACAGAAAATGAAAAATTAGTTACTCGTCATATGTCACTGTCCGAAAAACGTGCTATTGGTAAATTACTACACTATTTAAAAGAGACTCAAAAGCGAGATTTAGGACACTTGCAGCAAGCAGTTCATTACGAAACAAGTAACTATATGAAAATGGATTATTACTCGAAGCGCAATTTAGAATTAGCAGCTTCTATTCGAGGTAAGGGTCGTCAAGGAACGCTTCTTTGGTTACTAGACAATACTCAAACAGCTATGGGCGGAAGAATGCTCAAACAATGGATAGATCGCCCATTAATTGATCGAAATAAAATTATCGAACGTCAAAATGATGTCAGCGAGTTAATGGCGCACTTTTTCGAGCGGTTAGAACTTGTAGAAAACTTGAAGAATGTCTATGATTTAGAACGTCTTGCTGGCCGGGTTGCTTACGGTAATGTCAATGCACGCGATTTAATTCAGCTCCGTAATTCGTTATACCAAATCCCGCGAATACGGGCAACACTGCTATCAATGAATACGCCGAGTCTAACAACACTTGCCAACCAACTAGATCCATGCGAGGAACTAACGGAAAAACTGGAAGAAGCTATTATGGACTCAGCGCCAATTTCCATCCGAGAAGGCGGGATTATTAAAGACGGCTACAATAGTCAATTAGATACATACCGTGATGCAAGTAGAAACGGTAAAACCTGGATAGCCGAATTAGAGCGTAAAGAACGAGAACTAACTGGAATTAAAACGATGAAGGTAGGCTTTAATCGCGTTTTTGGCTATTACATTGAAGTTACACGGGCGAACACACATTTACTCCCAGAAGGACGCTATGAACGCAAACAGACCCTAACGAATGCGGAACGTTACATTACTCCAGAATTAAAAGAAAAAGAAAAACTAATTCTTGATGCAGAAGAAAAAAGTATGGAATTAGAATATCAATTATTTACAGAAGTTCGTGAAACTGTCAAAGACTATATTGAACGCCTGCAAAAATTAGCGAAATCCGTTAGCGAAATTGATTGTTTGCAAAGTTTTGCAGATATTAGTGAAAAAAATCATTTTATTCGACCGACACTTAGTGAAGACGGATCCCTCCATGTAAAACAAGGGCGTCACCCAGTTGTCGAAAAAGTAATGGGAGCACAAAGTTATGTAGCTAATGACTGTGATTTAGATGCCAATAGAGAAATATTACTTATTACTGGACCGAATATGTCAGGTAAGAGCACATATATGCGTCAAGTTGCCTTAACTGCTATTTGTGCGCAAGTAGGCTGTTTTGTACCGGCTGAGGAAGCTGTATTGCCGATTTTCGACCAAATCTTTACGAGAATTGGTGCTGCAGATGATTTAATTGCCGGACAAAGTACTTTTATGGTAGAAATGTTAGAAGCGAGAAATGCGATCGTTCATGCAACTAAAGATAGTCTTATCCTCTTTGATGAAATTGGTCGCGGGACTGCTACGTATGACGGAATGGCTCTAGCTCAAGCGATAATTGAATACATTCATGAAAATGTTCATGCAAAAACTTTATTTTCAACACATTACCACGAGTTAACTGATTTAGAAAAAGAATTACATGGTTTACAAAATATCCATGTGAGCGCAGTAGAAGAAAATGGCAAGGTTGTCTTTCTTCATAAAATCAAAGAAGGACCAGCTGACAAAAGCTATGGTATCCATGTGGCGGAATTAGCTGAATTACCAACATCTTTAATCGAACGCGCCCGCCGAATTCTAGAACAACTTGAAAACGATGAGAAGAAAATTATTATCTCTAATGAAAAACAACCAGAAGAAATTCATGAAGAAGTACAACTTTCAATGTTCCCAGTAGAACCAGAGCAGAAACTTCCTTCCAAAGAAGCTAAATTAATCAAAGAAATTGCGACACTAAATATTATGCAGATGACACCGATGGATGCAATGAATAAATTATATGAGTTACAGAGCAAAACGCATTAA
- the mutL gene encoding DNA mismatch repair endonuclease MutL, with amino-acid sequence MTKNIVELTDALSNKIAAGEVVERPASVVKELVENAIDAGSTVIDILVEEAGLNKITIIDNGSGIEEEDVATAFLRHATSKIKNEADLFRVHTLGFRGEALPSIASVSHLTLETSTGESKGTTISLEGGKIIEQKSGHARKGTQIEVTQLFFNTPARLKYLKSLPTELGNITDILNRLALAHPNISFRFSHNGKPLLQTSGNGDLRQVIAAIYGVSIAKKSIPVKAESLDFKISGYAILPEINRSNRNYISTIINGRFIKNFALVKAIQEGYHTLLPIGRFPIIVLQIEMDPIIVDVNVHPAKLEVRLSKEKELGQLISQMIKQAFHELQLIPDGEISKKQKEIQKSEQIQMSFEENKPKEETPTLFSKPSIPEYVPSDNDVSIENDFVFETAPVYTSEEHIEQKETTQERIPKMYPIGQMHATYIFAQNENGLYIIDQHAAQERIKYEFYREKIGEVSRELQELLVPIVLEFPTDEYVRLEEQKVKLEEVGVFLENFGQNSYIIRAHPTWFPKDEEEEMLREIIDEALTSPSISIHKLREDTAIMMSCKKSIKANHYLTMKDMETLLDTLREASDPFTCPHGRPVIIQYSTYELEKMFKRVM; translated from the coding sequence ATGACTAAGAACATCGTAGAACTAACCGATGCTTTATCTAATAAAATAGCTGCTGGAGAAGTAGTGGAACGTCCTGCATCTGTTGTCAAAGAACTTGTAGAAAATGCGATTGACGCAGGTAGCACTGTGATCGATATTTTAGTAGAAGAAGCGGGTTTAAATAAAATTACTATTATTGATAATGGTAGCGGGATTGAAGAGGAAGACGTAGCAACAGCTTTTCTTCGTCACGCAACAAGCAAAATCAAAAATGAAGCAGATCTTTTTCGCGTGCATACTTTAGGATTCCGAGGAGAAGCATTGCCGAGTATCGCTTCTGTATCGCATTTAACTCTCGAAACATCCACTGGTGAATCAAAAGGAACAACTATTTCACTCGAAGGCGGCAAAATTATTGAACAAAAGAGCGGGCATGCTAGAAAAGGTACCCAAATCGAAGTAACACAATTGTTCTTTAATACACCTGCCCGCTTAAAATACTTAAAAAGTCTACCAACTGAACTTGGGAACATTACAGATATATTGAATCGTCTTGCTCTAGCGCATCCGAATATTAGTTTTCGTTTCTCACATAATGGGAAACCTTTGCTACAAACGAGTGGTAACGGAGACTTAAGACAAGTTATCGCCGCTATTTATGGTGTCTCGATTGCTAAAAAATCAATTCCAGTAAAAGCGGAGTCACTTGATTTTAAGATTTCAGGTTATGCGATTTTACCTGAAATCAACCGGTCCAATCGTAACTATATTTCTACAATAATTAATGGGCGCTTTATTAAAAACTTTGCACTAGTAAAAGCAATCCAAGAAGGATACCATACACTTCTGCCAATAGGTCGTTTTCCAATAATTGTGCTTCAAATCGAGATGGATCCTATTATTGTTGATGTGAATGTCCATCCAGCAAAATTAGAAGTTCGTTTAAGTAAAGAAAAAGAGTTAGGACAGCTAATCAGCCAAATGATTAAGCAAGCATTTCATGAGTTACAACTTATTCCAGATGGCGAAATTTCTAAAAAACAAAAAGAAATTCAAAAATCCGAGCAAATCCAAATGTCTTTTGAAGAAAATAAACCAAAAGAAGAAACGCCAACTCTATTCAGTAAGCCAAGTATTCCTGAATATGTTCCTTCAGATAATGATGTGTCAATCGAAAATGATTTCGTTTTTGAAACCGCACCAGTTTACACCTCGGAAGAGCATATTGAGCAGAAAGAAACGACACAAGAACGCATCCCAAAAATGTACCCAATAGGTCAAATGCACGCCACTTATATTTTTGCTCAAAATGAAAATGGCCTATATATCATTGACCAACATGCAGCGCAAGAACGGATAAAATATGAATTTTACCGTGAAAAAATTGGTGAAGTAAGTCGCGAACTACAAGAGCTACTCGTACCAATCGTGTTAGAATTTCCGACAGATGAGTATGTTCGGCTAGAGGAGCAAAAAGTAAAACTAGAAGAAGTAGGTGTGTTCCTCGAAAACTTTGGTCAAAACAGCTACATCATTCGCGCGCATCCAACCTGGTTTCCAAAAGACGAAGAAGAGGAGATGCTTCGTGAAATTATTGATGAAGCACTAACCTCTCCTAGCATTAGCATTCATAAGTTAAGAGAAGATACGGCTATTATGATGAGTTGTAAAAAATCAATAAAAGCAAACCATTATTTAACGATGAAAGATATGGAAACTTTACTTGATACACTTAGAGAAGCAAGTGATCCGTTCACTTGTCCCCATGGTCGGCCAGTCATTATTCAATATTCTACCTATGAGCTGGAAAAAATGTTTAAACGTGTTATGTAG
- a CDS encoding RicAFT regulatory complex protein RicA family protein: MTVSKEEIMKKATELRDALEQTEEVSFYRLAEERINANSKVATKVSKIKALQKEVVNLEHYQKIEAMKQTENQIDNVRADIDSLPIVTEFRRAQEDANDLLQSITTEITTKVTEELEKDN, from the coding sequence GTGACTGTTTCAAAAGAAGAAATAATGAAAAAAGCAACGGAACTTCGAGATGCACTTGAACAAACCGAAGAAGTCTCTTTTTACCGGTTAGCAGAAGAGCGAATTAATGCTAATTCCAAAGTAGCGACGAAAGTTTCTAAAATAAAAGCACTACAAAAAGAAGTAGTTAACTTAGAACATTACCAAAAAATAGAAGCTATGAAGCAAACTGAGAATCAAATTGATAATGTTCGTGCCGATATTGATTCGCTACCGATTGTGACTGAATTTAGACGCGCGCAGGAAGACGCCAATGACCTCTTACAATCCATTACAACAGAAATAACTACCAAAGTAACAGAAGAGCTAGAAAAGGATAATTAA
- a CDS encoding glycerol-3-phosphate responsive antiterminator, which yields MDLPFSGQSIIPAAHNQKDMEKILELDVTYMVMLETHVAQLKSLIKYAQSGGKKVLLHADLVNGLKNDEYAIDFLCKEICPDGIISTRGNAIIKAKQHKMLAIQRLFMIDSSAYNKGVALIQKVQPDCIELLPGIIPSQVKKMTEKLHIPVIAGGLIETPEQINQVLANGAIAVTTSNKQLW from the coding sequence TTGGATTTACCATTTTCTGGTCAGTCAATCATCCCAGCTGCGCATAATCAAAAAGATATGGAAAAAATATTAGAACTAGACGTGACTTACATGGTTATGTTAGAAACGCATGTAGCTCAACTCAAATCATTAATTAAATATGCACAATCAGGCGGGAAAAAGGTATTGCTACATGCTGATTTAGTTAATGGACTGAAAAACGATGAATATGCGATTGACTTTTTATGTAAAGAAATTTGTCCAGACGGAATTATTTCTACAAGAGGAAATGCAATTATCAAAGCCAAACAACACAAAATGCTTGCGATTCAACGCTTATTTATGATTGATTCCAGTGCATATAACAAAGGTGTAGCGCTTATTCAGAAAGTACAACCAGATTGCATTGAACTTTTGCCAGGAATTATCCCGTCACAAGTAAAAAAAATGACAGAAAAATTGCATATCCCAGTTATTGCAGGTGGTTTAATTGAAACTCCTGAGCAAATCAATCAAGTACTGGCGAATGGCGCAATTGCTGTAACAACATCTAACAAACAATTATGGTAA
- the pflB gene encoding formate C-acetyltransferase, whose protein sequence is MTEQWYEFAGGNWQQEVDVRDFILKNYRLYDGDDSFLVGPTEATTKLWDQVMDLTKQERENGGVLDMDTKIVSTITSHDPGYLNKDLEKVVGVQTDVPFKRALQPFGGIRMAEVAAESYGFKVDEEISHIFSEYRKTHNQGVFDAYTAEMRAARKSGVITGLPDAYGRGRIIGDYRRVALYGVDFLIKQKKNDLNNTGLRTMSDDVIRQREELNEQIRALGELKVLGEKHGFDLGRPAKTAQEAFQWLYLGYLAAIKEQNGAAMSLGRTSTFLDIYVERDLRNGLITEEEAQEIVDHFIMKLRLVKFARTPDYNELFSGDPTWVTESIGGITEEGVPLVTKNSFRFLHTLDNLGPAPEPNLTVLWSTHLPSGFKKFCAKMSIKTSAIQYENDDVMRPKWGDDYAIACCVSAMRVGKQMQFFGARANLAKTLLYAINGGIDEKSKAQVGPAYRPIEGDVLDYKEVMEKYDAMMEWIAELYLNTLNVIHYMHDKYAYERIEMALHDTEVLRTMATGIAGLSVAADSLSAIKYATVRPIRDEDGIVVDYEIEGDYPKYGNNDDRVDEIAVDLLKTFMTKVRKHKTYRDAVHTTSVLTITSNVVYGKKTGNTPDGRRAGEPFAPGANPMHGRDTKGALASLSSVAKLPYEYGQDGISNTFSIVPKALGREDESQINNLVAMLDGYSTKMGHHLNINVFNRDTLLDAMDHPEEYPQLTIRVSGYAVNFIKLTREQQLDVIHRTMHESM, encoded by the coding sequence ATGACTGAACAATGGTATGAATTCGCAGGTGGTAATTGGCAACAAGAAGTAGACGTACGTGATTTTATCTTGAAAAATTATCGCTTATACGACGGTGACGACTCTTTTCTAGTTGGCCCTACTGAAGCAACAACAAAACTTTGGGATCAAGTAATGGACTTAACTAAACAAGAACGTGAAAACGGTGGCGTACTAGATATGGATACCAAAATCGTTTCAACCATTACTTCACATGACCCAGGTTACTTAAACAAAGATTTAGAAAAAGTAGTTGGTGTACAAACTGATGTACCTTTCAAACGCGCTTTACAACCATTCGGCGGAATTCGTATGGCAGAAGTGGCAGCTGAATCTTATGGTTTTAAAGTAGACGAAGAAATTAGTCATATTTTCTCTGAATATCGCAAAACACATAACCAAGGTGTATTTGATGCTTACACTGCAGAAATGCGTGCAGCTCGTAAATCTGGCGTAATTACAGGACTTCCAGATGCTTATGGTCGTGGACGAATTATCGGTGACTATCGTCGTGTAGCACTTTATGGTGTGGACTTCTTAATTAAACAAAAGAAAAATGATTTAAACAATACAGGTTTACGTACAATGAGCGATGATGTTATTCGTCAACGTGAAGAACTAAACGAACAAATTCGTGCTCTAGGTGAATTGAAAGTACTAGGGGAAAAACATGGTTTCGATCTTGGTCGTCCAGCAAAAACTGCGCAAGAAGCTTTCCAATGGTTATATCTTGGTTACCTTGCAGCGATTAAAGAACAAAATGGAGCTGCGATGAGTTTAGGACGTACCTCTACATTCCTTGATATTTATGTAGAGCGCGATTTACGCAATGGTCTAATTACAGAAGAAGAAGCACAAGAAATTGTGGATCACTTCATTATGAAATTACGCCTTGTCAAATTTGCTCGTACACCAGATTACAACGAACTATTCTCTGGAGATCCAACATGGGTAACTGAATCCATCGGTGGTATTACTGAAGAAGGTGTTCCACTTGTAACGAAAAACTCATTCCGTTTCTTACACACATTAGATAATTTAGGACCTGCTCCAGAACCAAACTTGACAGTACTATGGTCAACTCATTTACCATCAGGCTTCAAGAAATTCTGTGCAAAAATGTCCATTAAAACATCAGCTATTCAATACGAAAATGATGATGTTATGCGTCCTAAATGGGGAGACGACTATGCAATCGCATGTTGTGTATCCGCAATGCGTGTTGGTAAACAAATGCAATTCTTTGGCGCTCGTGCTAACCTTGCTAAAACACTTCTTTACGCAATCAATGGTGGTATTGATGAAAAATCTAAAGCACAAGTTGGACCAGCATACCGTCCAATTGAAGGCGATGTACTAGATTATAAAGAAGTAATGGAAAAATATGATGCAATGATGGAATGGATTGCAGAACTTTACCTTAACACTTTAAACGTTATCCATTATATGCATGATAAATATGCTTACGAACGTATCGAAATGGCTTTACATGATACAGAAGTGTTGCGTACAATGGCAACTGGTATTGCTGGCCTTTCTGTTGCAGCTGACTCCTTATCTGCTATTAAATATGCAACTGTCCGTCCTATTCGGGATGAAGATGGTATCGTTGTAGACTATGAAATCGAAGGCGACTATCCTAAATACGGAAACAATGATGACCGCGTGGACGAAATCGCAGTAGATCTTCTAAAAACTTTCATGACAAAAGTAAGAAAACATAAAACTTACCGTGATGCAGTTCATACAACATCTGTTCTTACAATTACTTCTAATGTGGTTTATGGTAAGAAAACTGGTAATACACCAGACGGACGTCGTGCTGGCGAACCATTTGCACCTGGTGCGAACCCAATGCATGGTCGTGACACAAAAGGCGCTTTAGCTTCACTTTCATCAGTAGCTAAACTTCCATATGAATATGGCCAAGATGGTATTTCTAACACATTCTCCATTGTTCCTAAAGCATTGGGACGTGAAGATGAATCTCAAATCAATAACCTAGTAGCAATGCTTGATGGTTATTCCACTAAAATGGGACATCACTTAAATATTAACGTATTCAATCGTGATACTTTACTTGATGCAATGGACCATCCTGAAGAATATCCGCAATTAACTATCCGTGTTTCTGGATATGCGGTTAACTTCATCAAATTAACACGTGAACAACAATTAGATGTTATTCATCGTACAATGCACGAATCTATGTAA